The Rhinoderma darwinii isolate aRhiDar2 unplaced genomic scaffold, aRhiDar2.hap1 Scaffold_108, whole genome shotgun sequence genome contains a region encoding:
- the LOC142699018 gene encoding uncharacterized protein LOC142699018, translated as MKIMNRKHQTFCVDTNQELRNALDTWDLVEEDVLGACVPYFIHEKAAEDLFTYTDVFQKAILSSLLPSQYNAAMCRFFIRVIQYRRDAAHYLKEYIINVLCEHLKVEYMKGQYYSYAMTKKVIVWLSILHLEAVVGELRYNIVYEDFNAAIVDTLTEVTSLCATVIMPHILDMLPVLGQVVKNAPDQLSKETLCYAIRRLCGSIQEYIVKGGSCKVQLMKAISNMKANISTWLPDVHAELQDSTKVALEFFTVPESSENQPTEPVNDELQTLPHAELLEKYREQVAAENKELEDTEKQRIGMNMLVTSLVSGRKITKDFLQFLLNALKNADPKAKMTAAMFFNEALKHPRLIKQKYQECAIQHLLKIIEEDDNILCSIAMEALGNATTGATRLVESYKNKIIAHMEFRLSKTSSIKIIMAALRVLSSIIRHLKLSVLSRQFIKISREHMDYPDGEVQIAAINLLRDLTESCRLPLFGYFTDKVRSCIPTLLLKLHSDNQEIVAASTSSLQSCLSYIKGANIRGFFRTEISPNINDLKSIYSCLAHNHPKLMKTVLLQIPSYLVNSEDKEAVVRHVEFVKDAINHDVM; from the coding sequence atgaagatcatgaatagaaaacatcagacattctgtgtggacacaaatcaagagctcagaaatgctttggacacctgggatttggtggaagaagacgtcttaggagcctgtgtcccttatttcatccacgAGAAGgcggctgaagatctcttcacttatacggatgtgtttcagaaagccattctgagtagcctgttaccatctcaatacaacgccgccatgtgccgcttcttcatcagagtcattcagtacagaagagacgcggcacactacctgaaggaatatataatcaatgtgctatgtgagcacttgaaggtggagtacatgaagggacaatactattcctacgccatgactaagaaggttattgtctggctgagcatcctccatcttgaagcggtggtcggggaactgagatacaacatcgtttatgaggatttcaatgctgccattgtcgacactttgacagaagtgacatctctgtgtgctacagtcatcatgccacacatcttggacatgctgccagtgctgggccaagtggtcaaaaatgctcctgaccaactatctaaggagacgttgtgctatgctataagacgtttatgcggcagcatccaagaatatattgtgaagggtggcagctgcaaagtgcaacttatgaaggccataagcaacatgaaggccaacatttccacctggttgcctgatgtccatgctgagcttcaagactccaccaaagttgccctggaattctttactgtacccgaatcatcagagaaccagccgaccgagccagtcaatgacgagttacagacccttcctcacgccgagctcctagaaaagtacagggagcaagttgcggcggagaataaggaactggaagatacagagaagcagcgtattgggatgaacatgcttgtgacatctctggtatctggcaggaaaataacaaaagatttccttcagtttctgctcaatgccctgaagaatgcggacccgaaggccaaaatgacagcagctatgttcttcaatgaggctttgaagcatccaagacttataaagcagaaataccaagagtgcgcaatccaacatctgctgaagatcatagaagaggacgataacatcttgtgcagcatcgccatggaggcactggggaatgccaccaccggagctacaagactggtggagagctacaagaataagatcattgcccacatggagtttagactatcaaaaaccagcagcatcaagatcatcatggcggcactgagggtgctgtcctccattatcagacacctaaagctttctgtcctcagtagacaattcattaaaatatcccgggagcatatggactatccggatggagaagtccagattgcggccataaacctgttaagagatctgacagagagctgccgccttccgctatttggatattttacagacaaagtcaggagctgtataccaactttactcctgaaattacatagcgacaaccaggagatagtagcagccagtacttcatctctgcagagctgcctctcctacatcaaaggagccaacattcggggatttttccggacggaaatctctccaaacatcaatgacctgaaatccatctacagctgtctggctcataaccacccaaaattgatgaagaccgtgctcctccagatcccaagctatctggtcaactcagaggacaaagaggctgtagtcagacatgttgaatttgttaaagatgccatcaaccatgatgtcatgtaa